Proteins from a genomic interval of Haemophilus parainfluenzae T3T1:
- the rpiA gene encoding ribose-5-phosphate isomerase RpiA — protein MDQLEMKKLAARAALKYVKPDTIVGVGSGSTVNCFIEALGELKDQIQGAVAASKASEELLRKQGIEVFSANDVSSLDIYVDGADEINPQKMMIKGGGAALTREKIVAALAKKFICIVDASKQVDVLGSTFPLPVEVIPMARSQVGRKLVSLGGAPEYREGVVTDNGNVILDVHNFAILNPVEMEKELNNVAGVVTNGIFALRGADIVIVGTPGGAKIID, from the coding sequence ATGGATCAACTAGAAATGAAAAAATTAGCTGCACGTGCGGCGTTAAAATATGTTAAGCCCGATACCATTGTTGGCGTGGGAAGTGGTTCAACAGTGAATTGTTTTATTGAGGCTTTAGGCGAATTAAAAGATCAAATTCAAGGTGCAGTAGCGGCATCTAAAGCTTCAGAAGAATTATTGCGTAAACAGGGTATTGAAGTATTTAGCGCTAACGATGTATCAAGTTTAGATATTTATGTGGACGGCGCAGATGAAATCAATCCACAAAAAATGATGATTAAAGGTGGCGGTGCGGCATTAACTCGTGAAAAAATTGTGGCTGCTTTAGCGAAAAAATTTATTTGTATTGTGGACGCTAGTAAACAAGTGGATGTGTTAGGTAGCACGTTCCCATTACCAGTAGAAGTAATTCCAATGGCACGTTCACAAGTTGGTCGTAAATTAGTCTCTCTTGGTGGTGCCCCGGAATATCGTGAAGGTGTGGTGACTGATAACGGCAATGTGATTTTAGATGTACATAATTTTGCGATTTTAAATCCAGTGGAAATGGAAAAAGAATTGAATAATGTCGCGGGTGTAGTAACAAATGGTATTTTTGCCTTACGTGGGGCAGATATTGTGATTGTTGGTACACCAGGCGGCGCAAAAATTATTGATTAA